The Deefgea tanakiae DNA segment GCAAGGCCTTCAGCATCAAATAACATGCAGTGTTTCTCTGGGAACACAATACGAACTGTATCGCCAAATTTCAAACCGGTCATGTTAGCTGGTAATTTCAGGCAGATAATTTCGTTAACACCTGGAATTTCAACATAGGCCAGAACGATATCACCCAAATGTTCAACCAAATCAATCTTGGCAGGAATTGAACCCGCAACGCTTTCATCAGCCAATTCAATGTGCTCTGGACGAATACCCAAAGTCACTTTATCGCCTACTTTCGCATTGCCAGGCTGAACTGCAGCACGTGCTGTAATACCCTTAGGCAAACGAACCACTGCAGCACCTTGTTCAACCGTCACGAGTTGTGATTCAAACAAGTTCATTTTCGGCGAACCCAGGAAACTTGCTACGAACAAGTTGGATGGATTTTCGTACATTTCAAGCGGGCTACCCACTTGCTGGATGATACCAGCATTAAATACAACGATACGATCAGCCAAAGTCATTGCTTCAACTTGGTCATGCGTTACGTAAAGCATGGTTGTTTTTAATTCTTGGTGCAACTTAGACAATTCAACGCGCATATTCAAACGAAGTGATGCGTCCAAGTTAGACAACGGTTCATCCAATAAGAACACTTTTGGATTGCGAACAATCGCACGACCAATTGCCACACGCTGGCGCTGACCACCTGACAATGCTTTTGGCTTGCGATCAAGCAAATGGGTCATTTGCAAGATTTCAGCGGCTTTTTTAACGCGTTGATCGATGTCTGTCTTTGGTGTGCCTGCAAGTTTCAGTGCAAAGGCCATATTGTCATACACGCTCATGTGCGGGTATAGCGCATACGACTGGAACACCATCGCAATACCACGTTTTGATGCATGCACATCATTAGCAAGGGTATCGCCGATGTACAACTCACCAGCAGTGATGTCTTCCAAGCCTGCAATCATACGCATCAGAGTCGATTTACCGCAGCCTGATGGGCCAACGAATACAACAAACTCACCATCTTTAATTTCTAAATCCACACCTTTGATCACGCAAACATCTTTGGTGTAGTTTTTCTTAATATTTTTAAGTGTAATGCTAGCCATTTTGAGTTCCTTAATTTCTGAATTGGGTATATTTAAAGCAGCCAATGCATCTTATTTAACAGCACCATCCATACCAGAGATAAAGTAGCGCTGCGTGAAGGCGAAGAAAATCAATACAGGGATTACAGTCAATACAATGGCTGCCATCAAGGTATTTTGTGAACCAGCCAGCGG contains these protein-coding regions:
- a CDS encoding ABC transporter ATP-binding protein → MASITLKNIKKNYTKDVCVIKGVDLEIKDGEFVVFVGPSGCGKSTLMRMIAGLEDITAGELYIGDTLANDVHASKRGIAMVFQSYALYPHMSVYDNMAFALKLAGTPKTDIDQRVKKAAEILQMTHLLDRKPKALSGGQRQRVAIGRAIVRNPKVFLLDEPLSNLDASLRLNMRVELSKLHQELKTTMLYVTHDQVEAMTLADRIVVFNAGIIQQVGSPLEMYENPSNLFVASFLGSPKMNLFESQLVTVEQGAAVVRLPKGITARAAVQPGNAKVGDKVTLGIRPEHIELADESVAGSIPAKIDLVEHLGDIVLAYVEIPGVNEIICLKLPANMTGLKFGDTVRIVFPEKHCMLFDAEGLAFKRIR